The Microtus ochrogaster isolate Prairie Vole_2 chromosome 10, MicOch1.0, whole genome shotgun sequence genome contains the following window.
tagtagttctcaaccttaCTGTAATACACAGTTCCTCATATTTTGGACCCccccataaattatttttcttgctgcttcataactaattttgctgctgttgtgaattgtaaatatctgataatcAGTAGATAATGGGACCTCCCTCAAGGGTTGAGACttcacagattgagaactgctgatctaggAAGTGACTGGAAAAAGTTTCCACAGAGGACAACCAGCTAATCaggaaagtcagggaaggaagtAGAGGAATGAACTATTAATAGCTACTGTTAATAAAGTAGTTTGCTTTCCTAGTAACTGTAACAGAGAGTGGGAACATTTAGAatcaatatatgtatgtatacatgcatgcatgcatgggagGTGGGGCGTGgtttcaagacagtttttcttctctgtcctggctgccctggaactcactctgtagaccagactggcttcgaactcaccgAGACGCACCTGCAgactctgccttcctagtgctgggattaaaggcatgcactagcACTGCCTGGCTAGAATCAGTTCTAGGTAGTGCTTGTAAAGTATTGTGTAATTCAGATTTTTGAGCTTTATGGCATGTGGGGACTTGACATTACAGGTATAGACTTTCATCTGTCTTGGCATAATCCATGCTagtaagaatgttttctttttctttgagaagtAAGCTGGAAGCTTAAgtagtggttttttgtttttgtttttcttttcttttttttttttttttggtggtctAATCAAGAGTAATTCATAGAACTGGGAATGATCTCttcttgcctttaattccaggactagggagacaagtggatctctgagtttgaggccagcctggtctacatagagagttctaggacagccaggactattacacagaggtttaaaccctgtctcaaaaaaaacaaaagaactctaTGCCAGTCATGACTACATGCATAgtaatactgtctcaaaaaaaaagtaatttatgggttttgttactgttgttttttaatgtgtgtggtgtgcttaaCACAGGGCCTTATGTATACTAATTCATGTAATttttcccccacccccgcccgtgtttctctgtgtagctctgactgttctggaactctacctagaccaggttggcctcgaactctcagatccacctgcctcctgaatgctgagattaaaggcgtgagccaccactgcctaatTCATGTAATTTTTAGCTGtttgtttctcccttcccttcctctctccctctctctttccctccattcctccctcctctttctctctctctctctctctcttttttttttggtagtctCTTTATGTAGTTTTGAGTAGCTTCACACTccctgagatctgtctgcctctgtcttctgagtactgggattaaaggtataaggCACCATGCCTGACCTTATCAAACTCCCATTAGctgaaaattttattatgtagATGTGTTTAGAGGCTAGAGAATACTATTGATGCTGTTTCTGGCCTTGGCAATACAAGTCTAAGTCCTATAAGGTGCTTGCTGTTTTCCAAGTTTCTTCAGGATAGCTACCTATTGGTAGCTAATGAATTGGTAAATAATGAGTGCCTTAGTAAGAACTATTACAACTAAGGCAGACTATGAATTGAACTATGTGTTTATGCAGATCAATTTTTTTATGTACCTCTTGCTTTTCACTTGAGGTTATTCTATGTGCCATAGggttcatttaatttaattttgagataagTTCTTACAGTGTTGCCCTGTCTGACCTGGTATGTGTAAtgttgaccaggttggcttcCAGTTGATagaaattcttctgcctctgcctccctagtgctggaatgaaaggtgtacatcaccatgcccagcagtgcTGTAGGTTTTTTATGCAAAAATCACAAACTAAGAGGAAGACTTGCACAATACCATTTATTTCCGTGATTTAAAGAGTAATTGTGCGTGATTTCATATTTCTGATTATTTAAGGTTATAGACTTAtgtcatatttttattcttctaatgCTAAAGGTATAATACTAAATTCAAATGATTGCCATTCATTTGGTAGATGATATTAAACAGGAAGtactccctccactccccaccctTCCATATTTTAAGTTCTTTGGAGATCACTGTTTCCACTCTAGGTTATTATAAAGTTTATATAGTGAACATTGTTAGTTTATGAGGGAAGAATGCTTGAACAGACAATTGGAATAGAACTTGAAATTTGTaagtttttttgttcttttttttttaacccccttCCAAAATTTTCTTACACACCCACACTGACTAAATAGCTGGACATATATGTGCTACTCTACagatgtggagggcagagaacaattTGTAGGAGTTGGCTCTCTGTCCTCCACGTATCAGGGGCCTACCTCAGGTTCTTGACTGgattactcactgagccatcttgccaggtttttttttttttattaacatttatttatgtgggtgTGGGCCTACACAGCctatatttggaggtcagaggggaaCTTGATGGTACCAGTTCTCATCATCTTATGGTGCTCgtgattaaactcaggtcatcaagcatggtggcaaacacctttactccTTGAGCCATCTTTTGGTCCTCAtaggatttattaattttatgttttgacttttttttcccccgagacagggtttctctgtaactttggagcctgtcctggaactagctcttgtagaccagactggcctcaaactcacggagacccacctgcctctgcctcctgagtgctggggttaaaggcatgcgtcatcactgcctggcttggcctgtgttttgttctgtgtgtatTGTATGGTATGTACAGTGaatttgtgcctggtgcctgtggaggtcagaagaggacatcagattccctggaactggagttacagatggttgtgagtcactccatgggtgctaggaactgaacccaagtgcttttagccattgagccatcttttcagtccctactttttttttttttccttattggaCATAGAATCTGTTTTTGTTAGGTCTCAAACTCAATTTATAGCTAAGCTCTTGATTTCTACCTTCATACCTCATACTCACGCTTACTAGGCTTACAAGAGTGTGCCATGAAGTCTGGCTCTTTTGCTGGAAGCTCTTGAACACTGATCCTCCATAATTCCCAATTTTCAAATCTAAAATGAATTAGTTTTAATAAAGACATCATCTCCACTGGGCCTGAACTGGCAGGAGTTAGAAGTAAGCCATAGTTCCACACCTCTCTGGGATATAGAGCAAGACCCTTTAattctagctcttgggaggcagagcagggggATCTGTCCGAGTTCAAGGCTGACTTGGTTTAAGCCAGcccaagctacatagtgagagcctgtctaaaaGTAACAACTGCCCAGGCATGACAGAGTGtgcctttttttgggggggggtgaatgGGGGTATGTATgggtgatttgcctgcatgtatgttatgtTCCACGTGTGTGCTTTGTTcacagaaggcatcagatctcttgggcCTGGAGTAACAGATGGCTGTTAGTTGCCATGCatgtgctgggacccaaacctgaATCTTCTGAGGTTCTGCAAAAGGTTTTAACTGTCCAAGcctagtggtacacacctttaaatcccagcacactgaattctaggccagcctggtctacatagcaaattctaagacagccacagctacatagtaagactctgtctccaaaacagtgACAACAAAAATCTCTATTTACTGTATGTATCAGCTTAGCTTTACATGCTTACACAGGACCTTTAGGTATGGTGtgacatgcctttaacctcagcacttagaatctgaggcaggaagattgccttaagtttgaggccagctgggatatatatatatatatatcacataaaaGCCAGCAACCAAAAAAGATTTAAGCAGCTGTCACATCAAAATTTCATATTGTTCAAAAATGCCAGGAAGTTTACAGAAAGGTGAATGGACTATTCCCTTTTGTGGTGATGGCTCAAATACTTGAGTTGTGATTGTGGAAGGGATGTCctgttatttatattatttatatatatgttgttttgatgtatttgtcttttcttccacagAATAATGCATATACTGCCATGTCAGACTCCTATTTACCCAGTTACTACAGCCCTTCCATTGGCTTTTCCTATTCTTTGGGTGAAGCTGCTTGGTCTACTGGAGGTGACACAGCCATGCCCTATCTAACTTCTTATGGACAACTGAGCAACGGAGAGCCCCACTTCCTACCAGATGCAATGTTTGGGCAACCAGGAGCCCTAGGTAGCACTCCATTTCTTGGTCagcatggttttaatttttttcccagtggGATCGACTTCTCAGCATGGGGAAATAACAGTTCTCAGGGACAGTCTACTCAAAGCTCTGGATATAATAACAATTATGCTTATGCACCCAGCTCCTTAGGTGGAGCCATGATTGATGGACAGTCAGCTTTTGCCAATGAGACCCTCAATAAAGCTCCTGGCATGAATACTATAGACCAAGGGATGGCAGCACTGAAACTGGGCAGCACAGAAGTTGCAAGTAGTGTTCCAAAAGTTGTAGGCTCTGCTGTTGGTAGTGGGTCCATCACTAGTAACATCGTAGCTTCTAGCAGTTTGCCTCCAGCTACTATTGCTCCTCCAAAACCAGCATCTTGGGCTGATATTGCTAGCAAGCCTGCAAAACAGCAACCTAAACTGAAGACCAAGAATGGCATTGCAGGATCAAGTCTTCCACCACCCCCAATAAAGCATAACATGGATATTGGAACTTGGGATAACAAGGGTCCTGTGGCAAAAGCTCCCTCACAGGCTTTGGTTCAAAATATAGGTCAGCCAACCCAGGGGTCTCCTCAGCCTGTAGGACAGCAGGCCAATAATAGCCCGCCAGTGGCTCAGACATCAGTAGGGCAACAGACGCAGCCattgcctccacctccaccacagcCTGCCCAGCTCTCAGTCCAGCAACAGGCAGCTCAGCCAACTCGCTGGGTAGCACCTCGGAACCGTGGCAATGGGTTCGGTCATAATGGGGTGGATGGTAATGGAGTAGGACAGTCTCAGGCAGGTTCTGGATCTACTCCTTCAGAGCCTCACCCAGTATTGGAGAAGCTTCGGTCCATCAATAACTATAACCCTAAAGATTTCGACTGGAATCTGAAACATGGCCGGGTTTTTATCATTAAGAGCTACTCTGAGGACGATATCCACCGTTCCATTAAGTATAATATCTGGTGCAGCACAGAGCACGGGAACAAGAGACTGGATGCTGCGTATCGTTCCATGAACGGGAAAGGTCCCGTTTACTTACTTTTCAGTGTCAACGGCAGTGGACACTTCTGTGGAGTTGCAGAGATGAAATCTGCTGTGGACTACAACACATGTGCAGGCGTGTGGTCCCAGGACAAGTGGAAGGGTCGTTTTGATGTCAGATGGATTTTTGTGAAGGACGTTCCCAATAGCCAACTGCGACACATTCGTCTAGAGAACAACGAGAATAAACCAGTGACCAACTCTAGGGACACTCAGGAAGTGCCTCTGGAAAAAGCTAAGCAGGTGTTGAAAATCATAGCCAGCTACAAGCACACCACTTCCATTTTTGATGACTTCTCACACTATGAGAAAcgccaagaggaagaagaaagtgttAAAAAGGTAACCGTCTTAATCAGACtatggggaaggaggaggcctTAGAGAGGATAAGAAAGCTATTGCAGTGAGTGAATGGTTAATAAAATCTCTGTAAATAATGCTGTCATTTAGCAGCTCAAGGCTTTATGGGAGGATAATTGGTCTTTTGAACCCTAGTGTGAAGGAATGTGAGCTTTAGTGGAGAGCAGAAACAGTACGGTTTGAACTGAACTGGTATAGACAGATAATTGTAAAGCTACAAGAGGGAAACCTGAAGTGAAAGGAGAGGGTGGCGGGTATAATGTATGAATGCTCTTTGGACTTGGTCCTTTACCTTTGGtagttttgtgttattttcaAGACTTGGTGTGTTACCGCCTTgaaatctgtctgcttctgacaGTCGAGTTTATTGTTTGTTAGAACTTTGCTTTACTCTTTATAGTgtctactttattatttttttttcagtgatgggAATTGAAACTAGgatatgctaggcaagccctctgtcCCTGTGCCACATGCCCAGCCATTGGAAAGTTATCATATGTAAAACTTTATTATATGAAACTTTAAAACAGCAGTAAAAGGGTTNNNNNNNNNNNNNNNNNNNNNNNNNNNNNNNNNNNNNNNNNNNNNNNNNNNNNNNNNNNNNNNNNNNNNNNNNNNNNNNNNNNNNNNNNNNNNNNNNNNNNNNNNNNNNNNNNNNNNNNNNNNNNNNNNNNNNNNNNNNNNNNNNNNNNNNNNNNNNNNNNNNNNNNNNNNNNNNNNNNNNNNNNNNNNNNNNNNNNNNNNNNNNNNNNNNNNNNNNNNNNNNNNNNNNNNNNNNNNNNNNNNNNNCGCCCAGCTGcagttgctgttcttgcagaggacttgagtacAATCCTATTACCCACAGGGTGGGTGGCTTGCAGCCACTCATAACCCAGTACCAGGGGAACCGATAGACATGCAAGTCCACCACATGTGTTCATGTAGAACATTTATGacccaaaaaaaacccccaaaaacctGAACATTAGAAAACCTCttagttcttacattttattaCTCAGTCactttctcttgatttttctatATCAAGTGGAAAGAGTGATAGACAAAGGATCCAAACTAGAGTGATTTGTTAGAAATAGTGTTTGCTCTGAAGGTATTAGGTATATGAAATTTTAGGATCATAGGTGAGGGGGagtgtttgcttttattaaaatttacttttatagatatatttttttaaagattaatttattatgcacacagtgttcagcctccatgtatgtctgcaggccagaagagggcaccagatctcattacagatggttgtgagccaacat
Protein-coding sequences here:
- the Ythdf2 gene encoding YTH domain-containing family protein 2 gives rise to the protein MSASSLLEQRPKGQGNKVQNGSVHQKDGLNDDDFEPYLSPQARPNNAYTAMSDSYLPSYYSPSIGFSYSLGEAAWSTGGDTAMPYLTSYGQLSNGEPHFLPDAMFGQPGALGSTPFLGQHGFNFFPSGIDFSAWGNNSSQGQSTQSSGYNNNYAYAPSSLGGAMIDGQSAFANETLNKAPGMNTIDQGMAALKLGSTEVASSVPKVVGSAVGSGSITSNIVASSSLPPATIAPPKPASWADIASKPAKQQPKLKTKNGIAGSSLPPPPIKHNMDIGTWDNKGPVAKAPSQALVQNIGQPTQGSPQPVGQQANNSPPVAQTSVGQQTQPLPPPPPQPAQLSVQQQAAQPTRWVAPRNRGNGFGHNGVDGNGVGQSQAGSGSTPSEPHPVLEKLRSINNYNPKDFDWNLKHGRVFIIKSYSEDDIHRSIKYNIWCSTEHGNKRLDAAYRSMNGKGPVYLLFSVNGSGHFCGVAEMKSAVDYNTCAGVWSQDKWKGRFDVRWIFVKDVPNSQLRHIRLENNENKPVTNSRDTQEVPLEKAKQVLKIIASYKHTTSIFDDFSHYEKRQEEEESVKKVTVLIRLWGRRRP